From the genome of Methanorbis furvi, one region includes:
- a CDS encoding Sjogren's syndrome/scleroderma autoantigen 1 family protein, whose amino-acid sequence MNCGARKPDDIMAEYLLGGAKMLAELCPKCGAPMFEVKGKRMCVVCAEAEKSPVQTATAASEPKVADTLRVITPKYAAAPAKSVPVSEDIPSRLDALILQFCARAEGEPDPSRCLSYMECIRTAAEARVMLNR is encoded by the coding sequence ATGAACTGCGGTGCGCGAAAACCTGACGACATCATGGCCGAGTATCTCCTCGGCGGTGCAAAGATGCTGGCTGAGCTCTGTCCAAAATGCGGAGCGCCGATGTTTGAGGTGAAAGGAAAGCGGATGTGCGTGGTCTGTGCCGAGGCTGAAAAGAGCCCTGTGCAGACCGCAACCGCTGCGTCTGAACCAAAAGTAGCTGATACCCTGCGTGTTATTACGCCGAAGTATGCAGCGGCTCCGGCAAAGTCTGTTCCGGTGTCTGAGGATATTCCATCAAGGCTTGATGCGCTGATTCTTCAGTTCTGTGCCCGCGCCGAAGGTGAACCTGATCCGTCGCGCTGCCTGTCGTATATGGAGTGCATCAGAACTGCTGCTGAAGCAAGGGTTATGCTGAACCGCTGA
- a CDS encoding sugar phosphate isomerase/epimerase family protein: protein MKIYFASSRLALKNPETWVAGIADAGFDGWEISMDGWFHGVEDIAKQFPGIRRVLADTGLESSVHLPFSGLNPASLNEDIWGTTVDQLSACVSSAAEFSDMVTLHPGYLEPNGREATSVAWNNHKEALVRLSDAAKDAGVVLCLENMPNLEDFYCRDPYELAGFADAVPGISLTFDVGHANTNQNLDAFCKLILPRARHMHIHDNYGKYDEHLALGKGSIDWKKVLPRIKADYHGKIMVVEGRNPAEGKVSLDMLREWF, encoded by the coding sequence ATGAAGATTTATTTTGCGTCGTCGCGTCTTGCGCTGAAAAATCCTGAGACCTGGGTTGCGGGTATTGCTGATGCGGGGTTTGACGGATGGGAGATCTCTATGGACGGCTGGTTCCACGGAGTTGAGGATATTGCAAAACAGTTCCCGGGAATCAGGAGGGTGCTTGCGGATACCGGTCTTGAGTCTTCGGTTCATCTGCCGTTTTCCGGTCTGAATCCAGCTTCGTTAAATGAGGATATCTGGGGTACGACGGTTGATCAGCTTTCGGCATGCGTCAGTTCAGCGGCTGAGTTTTCTGATATGGTGACTCTGCACCCGGGATATCTTGAGCCGAACGGGCGGGAGGCAACGTCTGTTGCATGGAATAATCACAAAGAGGCTCTGGTGCGGCTGAGTGATGCGGCAAAGGATGCGGGCGTAGTTTTGTGTCTTGAGAATATGCCTAATCTTGAGGATTTTTACTGCCGCGATCCGTATGAGCTGGCAGGGTTTGCAGATGCTGTGCCTGGTATTTCCCTGACGTTTGATGTGGGGCATGCGAACACGAATCAGAATCTGGATGCGTTCTGCAAGTTGATTCTGCCGCGTGCGCGTCATATGCATATTCATGATAATTATGGGAAGTATGATGAGCACTTGGCGCTTGGGAAGGGTTCGATCGACTGGAAGAAGGTTCTGCCAAGGATCAAGGCTGATTATCACGGAAAAATTATGGTGGTTGAGGGGAGGAATCCTGCGGAAGGGAAGGTCAGTCTTGATATGCTGCGGGAGTGGTTCTGA
- a CDS encoding prefoldin subunit beta, whose protein sequence is MANPQGGIPPQIQQQLAMFQQIQQQLQQVSSQKMQYEMTLRETKRALEELDAVADDAVVFSSAGSILIQKNKAAVITDLQEKVDSMELRIGSLDKQEKTMTAKASQLQKQIQEAVAGQGNVPTAQ, encoded by the coding sequence ATGGCAAATCCACAAGGGGGCATCCCCCCGCAGATTCAACAGCAGCTGGCGATGTTTCAGCAGATTCAACAGCAGCTGCAGCAGGTGTCTTCCCAGAAGATGCAGTATGAAATGACGCTTCGCGAGACCAAACGTGCGTTGGAGGAGCTCGACGCGGTTGCGGATGATGCGGTGGTGTTTTCCAGCGCAGGTTCGATTCTTATTCAGAAGAATAAGGCTGCAGTGATCACTGATCTTCAGGAGAAAGTTGATTCTATGGAGCTTCGCATCGGTTCACTTGATAAGCAGGAGAAGACGATGACGGCAAAGGCAAGTCAGCTGCAGAAGCAGATTCAGGAGGCAGTTGCCGGTCAGGGCAATGTGCCGACTGCACAATAA
- a CDS encoding InlB B-repeat-containing protein, which produces MLLRKCGTESPKKRAEVLARGGVIAVATSERRSGARLCLAIAALLLVCVLTVGAVSADEPVDVKNWDELYANLTAGYSVKLVQNINALNTSLNLSDSNKPVTLDLNGSRLFNTTMWGSTRDTGAIITLGGGNLTITDSSSNTLGSIESSWTAIVVKQGVLNLDKGTVKKIENTTNKAVVHGYTIDIEGSSSSNANKHSVVTIGPDAIVEGYAWAVGIGNNGIKAAYGIELDVYGILRGNQTASSLKNAYGSGGLTVNGNVQGSGNTVPSGNIPEIRIHDGAKIIGYNAVASQSLGAAKYNGAAVYGAGFANWTITGGTIIGGEALGIKSGKWYISGGEFTGNGLFADPAISDSNGSEPTGAALSVTTNHGYAKNVNITITGGNFTSTDQSAFYEGSSWDKDKGYQAGSALKMVAISGGNFKMNNNTLSAITIQNSGDTTNITDGISIKDKTGNNLLYRGVNLTSAGATPTFKWGGDNTSGYNLTISQSGNYKLMDSITLGSMDIPSSISGVTFDGNKGAGVQITLSKSPLKNPIQIKGTSVTLTNMYVTAIDGTAGANSNGVIQFSGVNGKLLNSKIDFSNINLDDSFAAVRLNGADSVVSGTEIFNGNSTTSSSQCIVVSGNNATITNNKLTPGTALKGLKKDGKTSSGSVAVRLTGDTSEKLTVTNNVITSTWSKDETTRNSGVSLDTSTRTSIEAVITNNTFTLNNANRTTTNNTALGGYGSVLYINPLMKNDDTAFTVNVDIQNNTVKKGTYLIYADGNDGAKSITVTGTVSYNNFATITGKKAENSTDVTTFTVSGITWTSNVEPAVPEVPSVTPTTDIQGNTVLTPTSSGDTSITDTTATIGNATTSTAVIQISGTGVSRDPGTGALTVPATAEIKAVYQESPAESPASVGNTEYQLNITLTAVDTANLPTISPAFNETKASQIAGKGYAVAAMITATGDVSAINRNITNGGYVEVSFKVPRVWADRVGLDRIVGFHIKSDGSMEGPLAVTRGSSDATSYTFIVKTSGFSTIAVAASTQPITTVPTYQPAPPVYSTSDGNMENAFRVLFDSKGGSFVQPATGLSYGDRITKPTDPERDGYTFAGWYKDEAGTIAWVFAEDAIPGDTTLYAKWISQGSGTTNAVATQAASAQTTQSSSVMQTASATQEATPSATTAPAGISPTMTQAPAPLFGMLAGLVAAGVLLRRRE; this is translated from the coding sequence ATGCTTTTACGTAAATGCGGGACGGAAAGTCCCAAAAAGCGGGCGGAAGTCCTTGCACGCGGTGGTGTGATCGCGGTTGCGACTTCTGAAAGAAGGAGCGGAGCAAGGCTTTGCCTTGCGATTGCGGCTCTTCTGCTTGTGTGTGTGCTGACAGTGGGAGCTGTTAGTGCGGATGAGCCTGTTGATGTTAAAAATTGGGATGAGTTGTATGCTAATCTCACAGCAGGGTACTCAGTTAAATTGGTTCAGAATATCAATGCTCTAAACACATCACTCAATCTGAGTGACTCGAATAAACCTGTCACCTTGGATCTGAATGGTAGTAGGTTGTTCAATACTACCATGTGGGGTAGTACTAGAGATACAGGTGCCATCATCACTCTTGGAGGTGGTAATCTGACGATCACTGATTCTTCATCCAATACCCTTGGTTCCATTGAAAGCAGCTGGACTGCGATTGTCGTGAAACAGGGTGTTCTGAATTTAGATAAAGGAACAGTGAAAAAAATTGAGAATACGACGAACAAGGCGGTAGTTCATGGTTATACTATCGATATTGAAGGATCATCCAGTTCAAATGCCAACAAGCACTCTGTTGTTACCATAGGCCCTGATGCCATCGTTGAAGGATATGCTTGGGCCGTTGGTATTGGTAATAATGGTATCAAGGCTGCCTATGGTATCGAATTGGATGTGTACGGCATCCTGAGAGGCAATCAGACTGCATCTTCTTTGAAGAATGCCTACGGAAGCGGAGGATTAACCGTTAACGGCAATGTTCAAGGTTCGGGGAACACTGTTCCCAGTGGGAACATTCCGGAGATTCGAATTCATGATGGAGCAAAGATCATTGGTTACAATGCCGTTGCATCCCAATCACTTGGGGCGGCAAAATACAACGGAGCTGCTGTCTATGGAGCAGGATTTGCAAACTGGACCATCACTGGTGGAACGATCATCGGTGGTGAGGCACTTGGCATCAAGTCAGGCAAATGGTATATTTCCGGAGGAGAGTTTACCGGAAATGGATTGTTCGCTGATCCTGCTATCTCCGACAGTAATGGGTCTGAACCAACTGGTGCTGCTCTGAGTGTTACCACAAATCATGGTTATGCAAAGAATGTGAACATCACTATCACCGGCGGTAATTTCACAAGTACGGACCAGTCCGCATTTTATGAGGGATCGAGTTGGGATAAAGATAAAGGGTATCAGGCAGGTTCAGCCCTGAAGATGGTGGCCATCTCCGGCGGTAATTTCAAGATGAACAACAACACTCTGAGTGCTATTACCATTCAGAACTCCGGTGACACCACAAACATCACCGATGGCATTTCCATTAAGGATAAAACAGGCAACAACCTGCTCTATCGCGGGGTGAATCTGACGAGTGCCGGTGCCACACCGACCTTCAAGTGGGGCGGTGACAACACCAGCGGTTATAACCTGACGATCAGCCAAAGCGGCAATTACAAGCTGATGGACAGTATCACGCTCGGCAGTATGGATATACCTTCCTCTATATCAGGGGTCACCTTTGACGGCAACAAAGGCGCAGGAGTACAGATTACATTATCAAAATCACCACTAAAAAACCCGATTCAGATTAAAGGAACTTCGGTTACCCTGACAAACATGTATGTGACCGCAATTGACGGTACTGCCGGAGCAAACTCAAATGGTGTTATCCAATTCTCTGGAGTTAATGGCAAACTTCTGAACAGCAAAATTGATTTCAGTAATATAAATCTTGATGATTCCTTCGCCGCAGTCCGTCTCAATGGTGCTGATTCCGTCGTCTCAGGAACTGAGATCTTCAATGGTAACTCTACCACCAGCAGCAGCCAGTGTATCGTAGTTTCCGGAAATAATGCTACAATCACCAACAACAAACTGACTCCGGGAACAGCATTGAAGGGGCTGAAAAAAGACGGCAAAACATCCAGCGGCAGTGTTGCTGTTCGCTTAACAGGCGACACATCGGAAAAACTCACGGTTACCAACAACGTCATAACGAGCACATGGTCGAAAGACGAAACCACCCGAAACTCCGGTGTCAGCCTTGACACCTCAACAAGAACATCCATCGAGGCTGTCATCACCAACAACACGTTCACCCTGAACAATGCAAACAGAACAACCACGAATAACACAGCACTCGGCGGCTATGGCAGCGTTCTCTACATTAATCCTCTAATGAAAAACGACGATACAGCCTTCACGGTGAATGTTGATATCCAGAACAACACTGTCAAGAAAGGAACCTACCTCATCTATGCCGACGGGAATGACGGTGCAAAATCCATTACCGTAACCGGCACCGTATCATACAACAACTTTGCTACGATTACCGGTAAAAAGGCAGAAAACAGCACTGATGTTACCACATTCACGGTAAGTGGTATCACATGGACGAGCAACGTCGAACCGGCAGTTCCCGAAGTTCCCTCGGTCACACCAACCACTGATATACAAGGAAATACTGTTCTCACTCCAACTTCATCGGGTGATACCTCCATTACCGATACCACCGCAACCATCGGTAATGCAACCACAAGTACCGCAGTCATTCAGATTTCCGGCACCGGAGTGAGTAGAGATCCAGGTACTGGTGCTCTCACTGTCCCCGCAACTGCCGAGATCAAAGCTGTTTACCAGGAATCTCCCGCCGAATCTCCAGCTTCAGTAGGAAATACCGAATATCAGCTCAACATCACCCTCACAGCGGTTGATACTGCAAATCTGCCAACCATCAGCCCGGCATTCAATGAAACGAAAGCATCACAGATAGCCGGAAAGGGATATGCAGTTGCTGCAATGATTACTGCAACCGGCGATGTCAGTGCTATCAACAGAAATATTACAAACGGCGGTTACGTGGAAGTCAGCTTCAAAGTTCCGAGGGTATGGGCTGACCGTGTTGGTCTGGATAGAATTGTAGGATTCCACATAAAATCAGATGGTTCGATGGAAGGGCCGCTGGCGGTAACCAGAGGGTCAAGCGATGCTACCTCCTACACCTTCATCGTGAAAACGAGTGGATTTTCCACCATCGCTGTCGCAGCCTCCACCCAACCGATAACAACGGTGCCGACATATCAGCCGGCACCACCAGTCTACAGCACCTCTGACGGCAACATGGAGAACGCCTTCCGCGTCCTCTTCGACTCCAAAGGCGGCAGCTTCGTGCAGCCGGCAACCGGTCTCTCTTATGGTGACCGCATCACAAAACCCACTGATCCAGAACGCGACGGCTACACCTTCGCCGGCTGGTACAAGGATGAAGCAGGCACCATTGCATGGGTCTTTGCCGAGGATGCAATTCCCGGCGACACGACACTCTATGCAAAGTGGATCTCCCAAGGCTCGGGGACCACCAATGCCGTAGCAACGCAGGCAGCATCCGCACAGACCACGCAAAGCTCGTCGGTGATGCAGACAGCGTCAGCAACGCAAGAAGCGACACCATCCGCGACGACAGCGCCCGCCGGCATCTCGCCGACCATGACGCAGGCTCCCGCACCATTATTCGGCATGCTTGCCGGATTGGTTGCGGCCGGAGTGTTGCTCAGAAGAAGAGAGTAA
- a CDS encoding AAA family ATPase → MIIVNEHPRSNGRYMKVIGVVGYPASGKGEFSQIAAELGIPVVVMGDMIRRRVAAAGLPLTDENIGFEARQLRADLGMDAVAILTAEEVARQSGDVVVIDGIRGDAEVRYFASVFAEFTLVAVIASFETRLFRMQSRGRSDDTTTVESLAARDARENSFGLTAAMGLAEVHIFNESTKDVYEALVRKFLAEES, encoded by the coding sequence ATGATAATCGTTAATGAGCATCCGCGCTCAAATGGTAGGTACATGAAGGTTATCGGTGTTGTCGGTTACCCTGCAAGCGGCAAAGGGGAGTTTTCACAGATCGCAGCAGAGCTTGGTATTCCGGTTGTGGTGATGGGCGATATGATCCGGCGCCGCGTTGCTGCTGCCGGTCTCCCTCTTACCGATGAGAACATTGGTTTTGAGGCACGGCAGCTCAGGGCAGATCTCGGTATGGATGCGGTTGCAATTCTGACCGCTGAGGAGGTTGCCCGGCAGTCTGGGGATGTTGTGGTGATCGATGGTATCCGCGGTGATGCGGAGGTCAGATACTTTGCTTCGGTGTTTGCAGAGTTTACGCTTGTTGCGGTCATTGCTTCGTTTGAGACGCGGCTGTTTCGGATGCAGTCGCGGGGCCGCAGTGATGATACGACGACGGTTGAGAGTCTTGCAGCCCGCGATGCACGGGAGAATTCGTTTGGTCTTACCGCTGCGATGGGTCTTGCTGAGGTTCATATCTTCAATGAGTCTACAAAGGATGTGTATGAGGCGCTGGTGCGAAAATTCTTGGCGGAGGAGTCATGA
- a CDS encoding aldehyde dehydrogenase family protein, with the protein MGESYYIGGKLTSSPNTIPVLFPYTGEVFAEVDIAGTEDQARAADSATAGFSETRLIPAYKRAEILQRIADLIEKNRDRFVEILIHESGKPFRQAHMEVTRAADVMRLSAEEAVRVNGEILTLDSAATGEGYVGYYSRVPSGPILCITPFNYPLNLACHKIGPAIAAGCSFVLKPSSKTPMSALLLGKLVLEAGYPPAAVNVVPCFGDNSETLVRDPRFTVLSFTGSPAVGWRLKEIFPGRRIGLELGGNAPAVIHKDADLDYAARRIAEGAVVNAGQSCISVQRVYIHNAVYDECLKKIMAHMRSFVVGDPRNPETDIGSMISEEEARRAGEKVRQAVMRGARLLLGGIREGSVMHPTILERPSSDMGIYSSEAFSPVITVDQYSDIDEAIQMMNESRYGLQGCIFTNSIDILQKLSVVSECGTLVVNDYPSYRSDAMPYGGTKLSGIGREGPKYLIEEFMERKLIVVKQFASIT; encoded by the coding sequence TTGGGAGAATCATACTATATCGGGGGTAAACTAACCTCCAGTCCAAACACCATACCGGTGTTGTTTCCCTACACCGGCGAGGTATTCGCCGAGGTAGACATTGCAGGAACAGAAGATCAGGCGCGGGCCGCCGACTCTGCAACAGCCGGATTTTCTGAAACCCGGCTCATCCCTGCATACAAACGTGCGGAAATTCTTCAGCGCATTGCGGATCTGATCGAAAAAAACCGTGACAGATTTGTGGAAATACTGATTCATGAATCGGGAAAACCGTTCCGTCAGGCACATATGGAAGTGACCCGGGCCGCGGACGTAATGCGGCTGTCGGCCGAAGAAGCAGTCAGAGTCAACGGAGAGATACTCACGCTGGACAGTGCCGCTACCGGTGAAGGATATGTCGGCTACTACTCCCGCGTCCCTTCCGGTCCGATCCTGTGCATCACCCCGTTCAACTATCCATTGAACCTTGCCTGCCACAAAATCGGGCCGGCAATAGCTGCCGGATGCTCATTTGTTCTGAAACCCTCATCAAAAACACCAATGTCTGCACTGCTGCTTGGAAAGCTGGTCCTCGAAGCCGGATACCCTCCCGCCGCAGTCAACGTCGTTCCCTGTTTTGGAGACAACAGCGAAACACTTGTCCGTGACCCGCGCTTCACCGTACTCTCCTTCACCGGAAGTCCGGCTGTTGGATGGAGACTCAAAGAAATCTTCCCCGGCAGACGCATCGGTCTTGAACTCGGAGGCAACGCCCCTGCCGTGATCCACAAAGACGCAGACCTTGATTACGCAGCACGGCGGATTGCCGAAGGAGCAGTGGTAAACGCAGGCCAGAGCTGCATCAGCGTCCAGCGTGTCTATATTCACAATGCCGTGTACGACGAATGCCTGAAAAAAATTATGGCCCACATGCGTTCCTTCGTAGTCGGAGACCCCCGCAACCCGGAGACCGATATCGGCTCTATGATCTCTGAAGAGGAGGCGCGGCGTGCAGGAGAAAAAGTACGGCAGGCGGTAATGCGCGGAGCACGTCTGCTTCTTGGCGGCATCAGGGAAGGATCGGTGATGCATCCGACCATCCTCGAACGCCCCTCCTCTGACATGGGCATCTACTCAAGCGAAGCATTCTCTCCGGTCATCACCGTGGACCAGTACTCAGACATCGACGAGGCCATACAAATGATGAACGAATCACGGTATGGTCTGCAGGGATGCATCTTCACCAACTCAATAGACATATTACAGAAACTCTCAGTTGTCTCTGAATGCGGAACACTGGTCGTCAACGACTATCCCTCATACCGGTCTGATGCAATGCCGTACGGCGGAACGAAACTCTCGGGAATCGGTCGTGAAGGTCCAAAGTATCTGATTGAGGAGTTCATGGAACGAAAACTGATTGTGGTCAAACAGTTTGCCTCGATCACATGA
- a CDS encoding DUF1922 domain-containing protein, translating into MTDTEFAIIGCPKCRRMQVASLLHATKTCACGYKIDLSKAKLLRVCESADEAGELLRSFAAPKNSGFVSASTIGTCSASEFITEKKND; encoded by the coding sequence ATGACAGATACCGAATTTGCCATCATCGGATGTCCGAAGTGCAGGAGGATGCAGGTAGCAAGTCTCTTGCATGCAACCAAAACCTGCGCATGCGGATACAAAATCGATCTCTCCAAGGCAAAACTCCTCCGTGTATGCGAATCTGCGGACGAGGCAGGGGAACTGCTTCGCTCCTTTGCCGCACCAAAAAACTCCGGGTTTGTATCAGCCTCAACGATTGGAACGTGTTCTGCATCAGAGTTTATTACAGAAAAAAAGAACGACTGA
- a CDS encoding ribonuclease Z translates to MAGGETLFVHFLGTAGALPTPNRNPSCVMIRRGSDMLLFDCGEGAQQQMMRAKTGFTVSAIFVTHWHADHYLGIFGLVETMSFNGRTEPLTIYGPRGVDAFVEIIHQLTPKMSFVLTGVEVSDGDVTLFDGYSVMAFKTYHGIESVGYVLEEDMRPGRFDREGAVALGVPPGPLFGRLQRGETVRIVRDGVERVVTPDQVMGSLRRGRKVVYTGDTRPVKNRNDLLEGADLLIHEATFDEEEGSARAKEVWHSTAREAGLVAAEVRPKILALVHFSSRYTSAANHVHDAHEFFDGEVIAPFDLAVVEIPFSDD, encoded by the coding sequence ATGGCCGGCGGCGAGACGCTGTTTGTGCATTTTCTTGGGACTGCGGGTGCTCTTCCGACGCCGAATCGGAATCCGTCGTGTGTTATGATCCGCCGCGGTTCGGATATGCTGTTATTTGACTGCGGGGAGGGTGCGCAGCAGCAGATGATGCGGGCGAAGACGGGTTTTACGGTGAGTGCAATTTTTGTGACGCACTGGCATGCGGATCATTATCTTGGGATTTTTGGTCTGGTGGAGACGATGTCTTTTAACGGCCGTACTGAGCCTCTGACGATTTATGGTCCGCGGGGTGTGGATGCGTTTGTGGAGATTATTCATCAGCTGACGCCGAAGATGTCGTTTGTTTTGACTGGTGTTGAGGTTTCTGATGGTGATGTGACGCTGTTTGACGGGTATTCGGTGATGGCGTTTAAGACGTATCACGGGATTGAGAGTGTCGGGTATGTGCTTGAGGAGGATATGCGGCCCGGACGGTTTGATCGTGAGGGTGCTGTTGCTCTTGGTGTTCCTCCAGGCCCGCTGTTCGGGAGGCTTCAGCGGGGTGAGACGGTGCGGATTGTCCGTGATGGTGTTGAGCGTGTTGTGACGCCTGATCAGGTGATGGGCAGTCTCAGGCGCGGCCGGAAGGTTGTGTATACTGGGGATACGCGGCCGGTGAAAAACCGTAATGATCTGCTGGAGGGGGCGGATCTTCTGATTCATGAGGCGACGTTTGATGAGGAGGAGGGGTCTGCCCGGGCGAAGGAGGTCTGGCATTCAACGGCGCGGGAGGCGGGTCTTGTTGCTGCGGAGGTGAGGCCGAAGATTTTGGCGCTGGTGCATTTCAGTTCCCGGTATACGTCGGCGGCGAATCATGTGCATGATGCGCATGAGTTTTTCGATGGTGAGGTGATCGCTCCGTTTGATCTGGCGGTGGTTGAGATTCCATTTTCGGATGATTGA
- the metG gene encoding methionine--tRNA ligase, with amino-acid sequence MTNKPTVVTCGLPYTNGLCHLGHLRTYIPGDFYVRYLRRLGDDIVFICGSDNHGTPIVVTAEAEHTTPRAVSEHYHAHFDEVFKAMEIRFDRFGMTDDPTNHNRTTSILKTLIEKGYVYEKTIQQSYCPNCKRFLPDRYVEGTCPYCGKHARGDECDQGCGRHLEPGEILDPVCATCGTKAELREQKHYYFKLSEFRDYLIEYLPTLEGTINARNYAIGWVENELKDWCITRMMDWGVKFPSQNAEGLVCYVWVDAPIGYISFTEEWAAATGGSWQKYWCEGDRVHFIGSDIIYHHCVFWPAMLHGAGYQPPSAVVASGMVTIDGQKFSKSRGYVVWTQEDYLEKGLPADYLRYYLLAYTSHTRELDFSWKEFQARINNELVNTFGNFANRSMTLVKTKFGDVPDVSVAQEIFDEIAKTLASVEESVRAYEFKAAVDGILLLAGYGNSYISNAAPWKLVKEDPAAAAVILKNCLQIVKACALLIQPVMPDSAQKLWAMLGYADEVESHPIADALVPFENKTLGDISPLFARIEDKQREDLEATLAKRAVEAQNKAAGKSMIDAEKVEIEPFSEEIVSIDDVAKLDLRVGLVVKAEKVPKTEKLLRLQVDVGTEVRQIVSSIALEYTPEEMVGKKIIVIVNLKPAKFRGEESNGMLFAAGESASLLVPLRDVAPGTKIH; translated from the coding sequence ATGACCAATAAGCCGACAGTCGTCACCTGCGGTCTTCCCTATACCAACGGCCTGTGCCACCTTGGCCACCTGAGGACCTACATTCCCGGCGACTTTTACGTCCGTTACCTTCGGCGGCTTGGCGACGACATCGTCTTCATCTGCGGATCCGACAACCACGGAACCCCGATCGTCGTCACCGCAGAGGCGGAACACACCACACCCCGTGCCGTCTCCGAACACTACCATGCACACTTTGACGAAGTATTCAAAGCAATGGAAATCAGGTTCGACCGGTTCGGCATGACGGACGACCCGACCAACCACAACCGGACTACAAGCATCCTCAAAACCCTGATCGAAAAGGGATACGTGTATGAAAAGACCATCCAGCAGAGCTACTGCCCGAACTGCAAGCGGTTCCTGCCGGACCGGTATGTGGAAGGCACCTGCCCCTACTGCGGCAAACATGCACGCGGCGACGAGTGCGACCAGGGCTGCGGCAGACATCTGGAACCCGGAGAAATCCTTGATCCGGTCTGTGCCACCTGCGGAACCAAAGCAGAGCTTCGCGAACAGAAGCACTACTACTTCAAACTCAGCGAGTTCAGAGACTATCTCATCGAGTACCTCCCGACACTCGAAGGAACCATCAACGCCCGCAACTATGCGATCGGCTGGGTGGAAAACGAGCTGAAAGACTGGTGCATCACCCGTATGATGGACTGGGGCGTAAAGTTCCCGTCGCAGAATGCCGAAGGCCTCGTCTGCTATGTATGGGTGGACGCTCCGATCGGCTACATCTCCTTTACCGAGGAGTGGGCAGCTGCCACCGGAGGCAGCTGGCAGAAGTACTGGTGCGAGGGCGACCGCGTGCACTTCATCGGTTCAGATATCATCTACCACCACTGCGTGTTCTGGCCTGCAATGCTGCACGGCGCAGGATACCAGCCGCCGTCCGCAGTTGTTGCGAGCGGTATGGTAACGATTGACGGCCAGAAGTTCTCCAAGTCACGCGGGTATGTGGTCTGGACGCAGGAGGATTATCTGGAGAAGGGCCTTCCGGCAGATTATCTCAGGTATTATCTGCTTGCCTACACGAGCCACACCCGCGAGCTGGACTTTTCGTGGAAGGAGTTTCAGGCACGGATCAATAATGAGCTGGTCAACACCTTCGGCAACTTTGCAAACCGGAGTATGACGCTTGTTAAAACGAAATTCGGTGATGTACCGGATGTTTCGGTTGCGCAGGAGATCTTTGATGAGATTGCAAAGACGCTTGCGTCAGTCGAGGAGTCGGTGCGGGCGTATGAGTTTAAGGCTGCGGTTGACGGGATTTTGCTTCTTGCAGGATACGGTAACAGCTATATCTCGAATGCTGCTCCGTGGAAGCTGGTAAAGGAGGATCCGGCGGCAGCGGCGGTGATTCTGAAGAACTGTCTGCAGATTGTGAAGGCATGCGCACTGCTGATTCAGCCGGTGATGCCGGATTCGGCACAGAAGCTGTGGGCGATGCTCGGTTATGCGGATGAGGTTGAGAGCCATCCGATTGCGGATGCTCTGGTACCGTTTGAGAACAAGACACTGGGAGATATTAGTCCGCTGTTTGCAAGGATTGAGGACAAGCAGCGCGAGGATCTTGAGGCTACGCTTGCAAAGCGGGCTGTTGAGGCACAGAATAAGGCAGCAGGTAAGAGTATGATTGATGCAGAGAAAGTTGAGATTGAACCGTTTTCAGAGGAGATTGTAAGTATCGATGATGTGGCAAAGCTGGATCTTCGTGTGGGTCTGGTGGTGAAGGCTGAAAAGGTGCCAAAGACGGAGAAACTGCTGAGGCTGCAGGTGGATGTGGGAACCGAGGTCCGCCAGATTGTTTCGAGTATTGCTCTGGAGTATACGCCTGAGGAGATGGTCGGGAAAAAGATCATTGTGATTGTGAATTTAAAGCCGGCAAAGTTCCGGGGAGAGGAGAGTAATGGTATGCTGTTCGCCGCGGGCGAGTCGGCGTCACTGCTTGTTCCGCTCCGCGATGTTGCGCCGGGGACGAAGATACACTAA
- a CDS encoding UPF0147 family protein, whose translation MASPEDMIKQCVMMLQAIGEDNTIPRNIRRVAEETKTVLLDDKKSTGLRAADALSKIDEISNDPNMPVYARTRIWELASTLEAIPLD comes from the coding sequence ATGGCAAGTCCGGAAGATATGATTAAACAGTGTGTAATGATGCTACAGGCTATTGGCGAGGACAATACTATTCCGCGCAACATCCGCCGCGTCGCAGAAGAAACAAAAACCGTACTGCTTGACGACAAAAAAAGCACCGGCCTTCGTGCAGCTGATGCCTTATCCAAAATCGACGAGATCAGCAATGACCCCAACATGCCGGTCTATGCACGTACCAGAATCTGGGAGCTTGCTTCAACCCTTGAAGCAATCCCGCTCGACTGA